A region of Polyangium spumosum DNA encodes the following proteins:
- a CDS encoding DUF4215 domain-containing protein, producing the protein MKRATLHLGLFVLALAACGEGAGLPPRRNPTTSSSSGGGQGGAAGQGGAAGQGGAAGQGGAAGEGGEGGGKPEPYCGDLVIDPGEECDDGNNDPGDGCTAECLIEPGETEPNDAAGQASAYKNPFPAKIDPAGDVDFVSFTVDAANTSLVARVLDIGDGGCAAGVIDTLLEIRAADGTTVLASDDDGGEGYCSRAVLPSAAPGAYFVRVVASDITRTPTFVYRLRVDPVADVCGDGEKTPAEECDDGNTAAGDGCSSTCSIEITETEPNGTAAIADVFSEPWSGVLSPLGDVDVVSVVLAAPVATLTATTTDQGTNACAAKTLDTIVDILAPDGTTVLATGDDIVGNCGSASAQNLAAGAYFVRIRGGSLATNPSPYGLKLVLQ; encoded by the coding sequence ATGAAACGAGCGACGCTCCATCTTGGTCTTTTCGTGCTGGCCCTCGCCGCGTGTGGCGAGGGCGCGGGCCTGCCGCCGCGCCGCAACCCGACGACGAGCAGCAGCTCCGGCGGCGGGCAAGGCGGCGCCGCGGGGCAAGGCGGCGCCGCAGGGCAAGGCGGCGCCGCAGGGCAAGGCGGCGCCGCGGGAGAGGGTGGAGAGGGCGGCGGCAAGCCCGAACCCTATTGCGGCGATCTCGTCATCGACCCCGGCGAGGAGTGCGACGACGGAAACAACGATCCCGGCGATGGTTGTACCGCCGAATGCCTCATCGAGCCGGGCGAGACCGAGCCGAACGACGCCGCAGGCCAGGCGAGCGCGTACAAGAACCCGTTCCCCGCGAAGATCGACCCGGCCGGGGACGTCGATTTCGTCTCCTTCACCGTCGACGCCGCGAATACGAGCCTCGTCGCCCGGGTGCTCGATATCGGCGACGGCGGCTGCGCGGCGGGCGTGATCGACACGCTCCTCGAGATCCGCGCGGCGGACGGGACGACCGTGCTCGCGAGCGACGACGACGGGGGCGAAGGGTATTGTTCACGCGCCGTCTTGCCGAGCGCCGCGCCCGGGGCCTACTTCGTGCGCGTCGTGGCCTCCGACATCACGAGGACCCCGACGTTCGTGTACCGGTTGCGCGTCGACCCGGTCGCGGACGTGTGCGGCGATGGCGAAAAGACACCCGCCGAAGAATGCGACGACGGCAATACAGCGGCGGGCGACGGGTGCAGCTCGACCTGCTCGATCGAGATCACCGAGACCGAGCCGAATGGCACGGCCGCAATCGCGGACGTGTTCTCGGAGCCGTGGAGCGGGGTGCTCAGCCCGCTCGGCGACGTCGACGTGGTGTCCGTGGTCCTCGCCGCGCCGGTGGCGACCCTGACGGCGACCACGACCGATCAAGGCACGAATGCCTGCGCCGCGAAGACGCTCGACACGATCGTCGACATCCTCGCGCCCGACGGCACGACCGTGCTCGCGACGGGCGACGACATCGTCGGAAACTGCGGCTCCGCGTCCGCGCAGAACCTCGCCGCGGGCGCGTATTTCGTGCGCATCCGCGGAGGCTCCCTCGCCACGAACCCGAGCCCGTACGGCCTGAAGCTCGTCCTGCAGTGA
- a CDS encoding PAAR domain-containing protein: protein MSTGHLAAKVGSRLAHAAMPLVTPSGAMVAQALGSAVVGPAGLGGAGAASLGAGMGAAPAGTSISLVDMVPILTTGVVATGAPDVMLGPGQMAVLAPSLPQPCGPHVAQPIIAGSPSVLVRGKQLVRVGDKTSCGATVCDGVKTVVVGGAAAAPKLVSLEELAGSLGAVVLGAVLTKTGAIERLNELGAALATGAEKVSAAADEVTGAVDETLGKVGDLVGSVGGALEGILGGALLSGGGK, encoded by the coding sequence ATGAGCACGGGGCACCTCGCGGCGAAGGTCGGTTCGAGGCTCGCGCACGCGGCGATGCCGCTCGTGACGCCGAGCGGGGCGATGGTCGCGCAGGCGCTCGGCAGCGCGGTCGTGGGGCCGGCGGGGCTCGGCGGCGCGGGCGCGGCGAGCCTGGGCGCGGGGATGGGCGCGGCGCCCGCGGGGACGTCGATCTCGCTCGTGGACATGGTCCCGATCCTGACGACGGGCGTGGTGGCCACGGGCGCGCCGGACGTGATGCTCGGGCCGGGTCAGATGGCCGTGCTCGCCCCTTCCCTGCCCCAGCCGTGCGGGCCGCACGTCGCGCAGCCCATCATCGCAGGGAGCCCGAGCGTGCTCGTGCGCGGGAAACAGCTCGTGCGGGTCGGCGACAAGACGAGCTGCGGGGCGACGGTCTGCGACGGGGTGAAGACCGTGGTCGTGGGCGGCGCGGCGGCGGCGCCGAAGCTGGTATCGCTGGAGGAGCTCGCGGGCTCGCTCGGCGCGGTCGTGCTCGGCGCGGTGCTCACGAAGACGGGGGCGATCGAGCGATTGAACGAGCTCGGCGCGGCGCTCGCCACGGGCGCGGAGAAGGTCTCGGCGGCGGCCGACGAGGTCACGGGGGCCGTCGACGAGACGCTCGGCAAGGTCGGGGATCTCGTGGGCTCGGTGGGCGGGGCGCTCGAAGGGATCCTCGGCGGCGCGTTGCTCTCCGGCGGCGGGAAATAG
- a CDS encoding ATP-dependent Clp protease adaptor ClpS, producing MANDPKRREDTDSDLAVAQKRKVEKAKRWQVVFHNDNYTTKWFVVDVLVRFFHMDETSALSFMLVVHNTGRGVAGVYTKDIAETKAKLVQEHAREYGMPLRVTVEPDDD from the coding sequence ATGGCGAACGACCCGAAGCGGCGCGAGGACACGGACTCCGATCTCGCCGTCGCGCAAAAACGCAAGGTCGAGAAGGCGAAGCGCTGGCAGGTCGTCTTCCACAACGACAACTACACGACGAAATGGTTCGTCGTCGACGTGCTCGTCCGCTTCTTCCACATGGATGAGACCTCGGCGCTGAGCTTCATGCTCGTCGTGCACAACACCGGGCGCGGCGTGGCCGGCGTCTACACGAAGGACATCGCCGAGACGAAGGCCAAGCTCGTCCAGGAGCACGCGCGCGAGTACGGCATGCCGCTGCGAGTGACGGTCGAGCCGGACGACGACTGA
- a CDS encoding DcrB-related protein has product MSRYESRDVSFDVPRHWEDRTMVAFAATPRPGQSTAPNVVMTRDVLSPEETLVSYADKQLAELGKRLEGFELKDRRERTLGGQPGIELHFTWRAQSGELEQRLAMALGRRRTVFCFNATAARVDADQMNPLFDRILSTVRFPRPGEEA; this is encoded by the coding sequence ATGTCGCGATACGAGAGCCGAGACGTCTCCTTCGACGTACCCCGCCACTGGGAAGACCGGACGATGGTGGCGTTCGCCGCCACGCCGCGGCCCGGACAATCGACCGCGCCAAACGTGGTCATGACGCGCGACGTGCTCTCCCCCGAGGAGACCCTCGTGTCCTACGCGGACAAACAGCTCGCGGAGCTCGGCAAGCGCCTCGAGGGGTTCGAGCTGAAGGACCGGAGGGAGCGCACGCTGGGCGGGCAGCCGGGGATCGAGCTGCATTTCACGTGGCGCGCGCAGAGCGGCGAGCTCGAGCAGAGGCTCGCGATGGCCCTCGGGCGGCGGCGCACGGTGTTTTGCTTCAATGCGACGGCCGCGAGGGTCGACGCGGATCAGATGAACCCGCTCTTCGATCGAATCCTGTCGACGGTGCGCTTCCCCCGGCCGGGGGAGGAGGCTTGA
- a CDS encoding thioredoxin family protein: MRELRGCLFVAALLATACGKREPARQDPPPAAAAPTTAAPVTKAAPSIEPPFLDIAPERAFARARDEGKLVFLYWGAAWCPPCNDLKSEVFSKPRFAEMMRDFVPVHLDGDTEDAQHTGEALAVSTYPTILVLGPAREELLRLNGSVDIDELDRALGAVRGKAQSFRAAAARLDEGKPSAEDCRTLAHAAWELLPEEVFPRARVLLALRKTIEVCPSTMIRERALLAGTLLGLASAHRRDPTLAEATRVIEPDALSLLDLVFSDPEATWAARALVNHRAADLAAWLAPDPRAAAFASWKTKWLAAAASLRSREGASVDVRLAAVGPSIDFFRHEDPTGPVPAPLRAEVLAAASAAEREARTKEERYSVVSTASYLLRRVGAHDEARKMLLAEAERSDTPHYWFSMLSALEQELGRIEEARAFSQKAREGAGGRATRLQWIANDILFQAKLQGPLPRAYLLAQAEAFYELAMSLGDGFHGRNRARVVQVRSALAVLGDDPGYTKLLSRLRDRCASLPAGRAEACRGSFEP, translated from the coding sequence ATGCGAGAGCTCCGAGGTTGCCTGTTCGTCGCCGCCCTGCTCGCGACCGCGTGTGGCAAACGCGAGCCCGCGCGGCAGGATCCTCCGCCTGCCGCGGCGGCGCCAACGACGGCCGCGCCCGTGACGAAGGCGGCGCCTTCGATTGAACCGCCCTTCCTCGACATCGCCCCCGAGCGAGCGTTTGCCCGGGCGCGCGACGAGGGCAAGCTGGTCTTTCTCTACTGGGGCGCGGCCTGGTGCCCGCCCTGCAACGATCTGAAATCGGAGGTCTTCTCGAAGCCCCGCTTCGCCGAGATGATGCGTGATTTCGTGCCCGTCCACCTCGACGGCGACACCGAGGACGCGCAACACACGGGCGAGGCGCTCGCCGTGTCCACCTATCCGACGATCCTCGTCCTCGGCCCCGCGCGGGAGGAGCTCTTGCGCTTGAACGGGAGCGTCGACATCGACGAGCTCGATCGAGCGCTCGGCGCGGTGCGCGGCAAGGCGCAGAGCTTCCGGGCGGCGGCCGCGCGCCTCGACGAGGGCAAACCGAGCGCGGAGGATTGCCGCACGCTCGCCCACGCCGCGTGGGAGCTCCTGCCCGAGGAGGTTTTCCCCCGCGCGCGGGTCCTCCTCGCCTTGCGCAAAACGATCGAGGTTTGTCCCTCCACGATGATCCGCGAGCGCGCCCTCCTCGCGGGCACGCTCCTCGGTCTCGCCTCGGCCCATCGGCGCGACCCGACGCTCGCCGAGGCGACACGCGTGATCGAGCCGGATGCCCTCTCCCTCCTCGACCTCGTCTTCTCCGACCCCGAGGCCACGTGGGCCGCGCGCGCGCTCGTCAATCACCGCGCGGCGGATCTCGCGGCCTGGCTCGCCCCGGATCCCAGGGCCGCGGCGTTCGCCTCGTGGAAAACGAAATGGCTCGCGGCGGCGGCGTCTCTTCGATCACGCGAGGGGGCGTCCGTCGACGTCCGGCTCGCGGCCGTGGGGCCCTCGATCGATTTCTTCCGCCACGAAGACCCCACGGGCCCCGTGCCCGCGCCGCTCCGCGCCGAGGTCCTCGCCGCGGCATCCGCGGCCGAGCGCGAGGCCAGGACGAAGGAGGAGCGGTATTCCGTGGTCTCCACCGCGTCCTACCTCTTGCGGCGCGTGGGGGCGCACGACGAGGCGCGCAAGATGCTCCTCGCGGAGGCCGAGCGCTCGGACACGCCCCATTACTGGTTCTCGATGCTCTCGGCGCTGGAGCAGGAGCTCGGTCGTATCGAGGAGGCGCGGGCCTTCTCGCAAAAAGCCCGCGAGGGCGCGGGGGGGCGCGCCACGCGGCTCCAGTGGATCGCGAACGACATTCTCTTTCAGGCGAAGCTCCAGGGCCCGCTCCCGCGCGCCTACCTCCTCGCGCAGGCCGAGGCGTTCTACGAGCTCGCCATGTCGCTCGGGGACGGGTTTCACGGCAGGAACCGCGCGCGCGTCGTGCAAGTCCGGAGCGCGCTCGCCGTCCTCGGGGACGATCCCGGATACACGAAACTATTGTCACGTCTTCGTGATCGCTGCGCCTCGCTCCCCGCGGGCAGGGCGGAGGCTTGCCGGGGCAGCTTCGAGCCGTGA
- a CDS encoding vWA domain-containing protein → MSLLVACSQGGGELPPRGTDPSMGGDNGAGGEGEGGGGHGGEGTGGAPILCQEGQKKTCTVQLGEHNGVVSCFKGVHICKNGAWGPCQEDEAALAPGGSASNEKPSAPTSGALADCANNPCDPSCQVFDEDPPGGLKPFSQTPIFSWQTGDVGDYPPDLVEQGIGQPCDEGADCQFNQYCSAPVFGTCNHNKCAVGDPLAYGCDPCVDEICGIDPTCCEATYGGSCAHDYCETGTKLTDGCDPCVTAICDVEPRCCGLKTWGSCSHDYCKTGSSLSKACNSCVTTICEDDPKCCNISSTGTCSHGYCSSGAALEKGCHPCVDKICAADPKCCDDTPGSVACAHDYCSTGSRLNTNCDPCVAAVCTVKPSCCTGNGNAWNSQCVNLVASVCQQNDKCPSPKWSQACEDKVESVCGNSCSSGWKQRCVDKVDTLCGESCDASWTTSCVDKVGSVCGKSCGPFQWDGACVGMVDSVCGAKCYPDPPCSHNKCDSGEKLDPACDACVATICQELPDCCDVAWTNLCVDRVKTLCGEGCPVKGDCVPWLPGQTDPDCAGHDMSIGVPCDGSVPVCNHGNTVVPAGVKILSLPAGSGQFGRCNPNQAVAGAQSCTTPSPIPPGKCINVPAASCNLGGSKRELMVNPPSHGGYTQLPECQCLDNWASFAPNVACGSPSCSNTTTATVKRVNMFVALDRSGSMTTSVGSGETRWTATVKALKKFFKDPGSAGLGVALRFWADNQPVNGCNEISCSATACKAPLVDVGVLSLQSAPADAQEKKLVDALDAKSPGSNTPMYPALDGATQWAIEYKANHPDEEAFVVFATDGDPVGCNESETAISNLAGAAFQDHGVKTYAIGIQGANQSFMNQIASKGGTQKGFFVAPGGNVENELLSALIQIKGDTLSCDFVVPSGGVYDPSAAKVTFTPSAGAPVLLGNVGSAAACGAGWYYDDPANPAQLKLCPSTCQTVLGDTGAKLAVDLGCPGGYDPATFTYEYEADCPPGTKVQWGFLAYDTLTAADTNVVWKARTANAQAALGAATFETLATAQASPDTQVCPMGGPAPCPVSLFDELGAAGARRSHLELSITLNPASNKSAAAIVKSWDITYSCPDSE, encoded by the coding sequence ATGTCCTTGCTCGTCGCCTGCAGTCAGGGTGGAGGCGAGCTGCCGCCCCGGGGGACGGATCCGTCGATGGGCGGCGACAATGGCGCCGGCGGCGAGGGGGAGGGCGGCGGCGGGCACGGCGGCGAGGGCACAGGGGGGGCGCCCATCCTTTGCCAGGAGGGCCAGAAGAAGACGTGCACCGTGCAGCTCGGCGAGCACAACGGCGTGGTGTCGTGCTTCAAGGGCGTCCATATCTGCAAGAATGGCGCGTGGGGCCCTTGCCAGGAGGACGAGGCGGCGCTCGCGCCGGGAGGCTCCGCTTCGAACGAGAAGCCCTCCGCCCCGACGAGCGGGGCCCTCGCGGATTGCGCGAACAACCCTTGTGATCCCTCCTGCCAGGTCTTCGACGAGGATCCGCCCGGAGGGCTCAAGCCATTCTCGCAGACGCCGATCTTCTCGTGGCAGACGGGCGACGTCGGGGACTATCCCCCGGATCTCGTGGAGCAGGGCATCGGGCAGCCCTGCGACGAGGGCGCGGATTGCCAGTTCAACCAGTACTGCTCGGCGCCGGTGTTCGGCACCTGCAACCACAACAAGTGCGCCGTCGGCGATCCACTCGCGTACGGCTGTGATCCCTGCGTCGACGAGATCTGCGGGATCGACCCGACCTGCTGCGAGGCGACGTACGGCGGGTCGTGCGCGCACGATTATTGCGAGACGGGCACGAAGCTCACGGACGGCTGCGATCCGTGCGTGACGGCCATCTGCGACGTCGAGCCGAGGTGCTGCGGCCTGAAGACGTGGGGCTCCTGCTCGCACGATTACTGCAAGACGGGCAGCTCGCTGAGCAAGGCCTGCAATTCCTGCGTCACGACGATCTGCGAGGACGACCCGAAGTGCTGCAACATCTCCTCGACCGGCACCTGCTCGCACGGCTACTGCTCGTCGGGCGCGGCGCTCGAGAAGGGCTGTCACCCGTGCGTGGACAAGATCTGCGCCGCGGATCCGAAATGTTGCGACGACACGCCCGGCTCGGTCGCCTGCGCGCACGACTATTGCTCGACGGGCTCCAGGCTGAACACGAACTGCGATCCTTGCGTGGCCGCGGTCTGCACGGTCAAGCCGAGCTGCTGCACCGGGAACGGCAACGCGTGGAACTCGCAGTGCGTGAACCTCGTCGCCAGCGTGTGCCAGCAGAACGACAAGTGCCCGTCGCCGAAATGGTCGCAGGCGTGCGAGGACAAGGTCGAGAGCGTCTGCGGGAACTCGTGCAGCTCGGGCTGGAAGCAGCGGTGCGTGGACAAGGTCGACACGCTCTGCGGCGAGTCCTGCGACGCGAGCTGGACCACGTCCTGCGTGGACAAGGTCGGGAGCGTCTGCGGCAAATCCTGCGGCCCGTTCCAGTGGGACGGCGCGTGCGTGGGTATGGTCGACAGCGTCTGCGGCGCGAAATGTTACCCGGATCCGCCTTGCTCCCACAACAAGTGTGATTCGGGCGAGAAGCTCGACCCCGCCTGCGACGCGTGCGTCGCGACGATCTGCCAGGAGCTGCCGGACTGCTGCGACGTGGCCTGGACGAACCTCTGCGTGGACCGCGTGAAGACGCTCTGCGGCGAGGGTTGTCCGGTGAAGGGTGATTGCGTGCCCTGGTTGCCCGGCCAAACGGATCCGGACTGCGCCGGCCACGACATGTCGATCGGCGTCCCCTGCGACGGCTCGGTGCCCGTGTGCAACCACGGAAACACCGTCGTGCCCGCGGGGGTGAAGATCCTGAGCTTGCCCGCGGGCTCCGGTCAGTTCGGCCGATGCAACCCGAACCAGGCGGTCGCGGGCGCGCAGAGCTGCACCACGCCGAGCCCCATCCCGCCCGGGAAATGTATCAACGTCCCGGCGGCGAGCTGCAACCTCGGCGGCTCGAAGCGCGAGCTCATGGTGAACCCACCGAGCCACGGCGGATACACGCAGCTCCCCGAGTGCCAGTGCCTCGACAACTGGGCGTCATTCGCGCCCAACGTCGCCTGCGGCTCGCCGAGCTGCTCGAATACGACGACGGCGACCGTCAAGCGCGTGAACATGTTCGTCGCGCTCGACCGCTCGGGCTCGATGACGACGAGCGTCGGCAGCGGCGAGACGCGCTGGACGGCCACGGTGAAGGCGCTGAAGAAGTTCTTCAAGGATCCGGGCTCGGCCGGCCTCGGCGTCGCGCTCCGGTTCTGGGCGGACAACCAGCCGGTGAATGGCTGCAACGAGATCTCGTGCAGCGCCACGGCCTGCAAGGCGCCCCTCGTCGACGTCGGCGTGCTCTCGCTCCAGTCCGCGCCGGCCGACGCGCAGGAGAAGAAGCTCGTCGACGCCCTCGACGCGAAATCGCCGGGCAGCAACACGCCCATGTATCCGGCGCTCGACGGGGCCACGCAATGGGCCATCGAGTACAAGGCCAACCACCCGGACGAGGAGGCGTTCGTCGTCTTCGCGACCGACGGTGATCCGGTCGGCTGCAACGAGAGCGAGACCGCGATCTCGAACCTCGCGGGCGCCGCTTTCCAGGACCACGGGGTCAAGACGTACGCCATCGGGATCCAGGGCGCGAACCAGAGCTTCATGAACCAGATCGCGTCGAAGGGCGGCACGCAGAAGGGCTTCTTCGTCGCGCCCGGCGGCAACGTCGAGAACGAGCTGCTCTCGGCGCTGATCCAGATCAAGGGCGACACTCTCTCCTGCGATTTCGTGGTCCCGAGCGGCGGCGTCTACGATCCGAGCGCGGCGAAGGTCACGTTCACGCCGAGCGCGGGCGCGCCGGTGCTGCTCGGCAATGTCGGCTCCGCGGCGGCCTGCGGGGCGGGCTGGTATTACGACGACCCCGCGAACCCCGCGCAGCTCAAGCTTTGCCCCTCGACGTGCCAGACGGTCCTCGGGGACACCGGCGCCAAGCTCGCCGTCGACCTCGGCTGCCCCGGCGGATACGACCCGGCGACGTTCACGTACGAATACGAGGCCGATTGCCCGCCGGGGACGAAGGTGCAATGGGGCTTCCTCGCCTACGACACCCTCACGGCGGCCGATACGAACGTGGTCTGGAAGGCGCGCACGGCGAACGCGCAAGCCGCCCTCGGCGCCGCGACGTTCGAGACCCTCGCGACGGCGCAAGCCTCACCCGACACGCAGGTTTGTCCGATGGGCGGCCCGGCGCCGTGCCCGGTCTCCCTCTTCGACGAGCTGGGCGCCGCGGGCGCCAGGCGGAGCCACCTCGAGCTCTCGATCACGCTGAACCCGGCGTCGAACAAGAGCGCGGCGGCCATCGTGAAGAGCTGGGACATCACCTACTCGTGCCCGGATTCCGAATGA
- a CDS encoding NAD-dependent protein deacetylase: protein MASEGIDLALAEPLARLLAGRRAVALAGAGMSTESGIPDYRGPETARRARNPIQARAFIHDPAARARYWARSMNGWPRIAAARPNPAHVALAALERAGRLAGTITQNVDGLHQAAGSERVIELHGALARVRCLGCGVIEPRASLQERLIAENPSFYQWGTALAPDGDADLEHDAFADFHVPACLGCGGTLKPDVVFFGENVPAPVTEAAWALFDEAEVLLVVGSSLTVYSGYRFVRRASERGVPVAIVNLGPTRGDAHAAVRVDARLGELLPRLASTLGA from the coding sequence GTGGCCTCCGAAGGGATCGACCTCGCGCTCGCCGAGCCCCTCGCTCGGCTGCTCGCCGGCCGGCGGGCCGTCGCGCTCGCGGGCGCGGGCATGAGCACGGAGTCGGGCATCCCCGATTACCGCGGCCCCGAGACCGCGCGCCGCGCGCGCAATCCCATACAAGCGCGGGCGTTCATCCACGATCCCGCGGCGCGGGCGCGGTACTGGGCGCGCAGCATGAACGGCTGGCCGAGGATCGCCGCGGCGAGGCCGAACCCGGCCCACGTCGCGCTCGCCGCGCTGGAGCGGGCAGGACGCCTCGCAGGGACGATCACGCAAAACGTCGACGGGCTGCACCAGGCCGCGGGCAGCGAACGAGTGATCGAGCTGCACGGCGCGCTCGCCCGCGTCCGTTGCCTCGGCTGCGGCGTGATCGAGCCTCGCGCGTCCTTGCAGGAGCGGCTCATCGCGGAGAACCCTTCGTTTTACCAGTGGGGCACGGCCCTCGCGCCCGACGGCGACGCCGACCTCGAGCACGACGCCTTCGCCGATTTTCACGTCCCGGCTTGTCTCGGCTGCGGCGGCACGCTGAAGCCCGACGTCGTCTTTTTTGGCGAGAACGTGCCCGCGCCCGTCACCGAGGCGGCGTGGGCGCTCTTCGACGAGGCGGAGGTGCTGCTCGTCGTGGGTTCGTCGCTCACGGTGTATTCGGGGTATCGATTCGTCCGGCGCGCGAGCGAGCGTGGCGTGCCCGTGGCCATCGTGAACCTGGGGCCGACGCGGGGCGACGCGCACGCGGCGGTGCGCGTGGACGCGCGCCTCGGGGAGCTCTTGCCGCGGCTCGCTTCGACGCTCGGCGCGTAA